A window from Gopherus flavomarginatus isolate rGopFla2 chromosome 4, rGopFla2.mat.asm, whole genome shotgun sequence encodes these proteins:
- the FAM110C gene encoding protein FAM110C codes for MPTEISHAVRMHAISDFPLTVRLLNKGPEYLRRQMEAGTPGRKSAVERLAADKAKYVKSQHVISTKQEPVIVLSSASESSSESCSVENKKINKDFGGGKGTKNLEPTKAMYSCSAPLEPDPPIARRSSSKRQVRPDSLVIYRQKCELVKGQSNERSRGGLVRRLFQGSMKEKLLTSPEIPSIIGEGLTPESEETVSTKHTANGPNSRVGEHAAPANTEAPAVPEHEDSSQLTVAPDEVKDIRRKGLHRSQSDISSRYSKSFSEFDTFFNYCGLEPEVVEDLGRENFSVISDNVSFRIRSISVATSESDFTRHSGDDGLLEEELTEQVPSTSSVIERNARIIKWLYTCKKAKETNNMLRELA; via the coding sequence ATGCCAACTGAAATCTCTCACGCCGTAAGAATGCATGCCATCTCGGACTTCCCTTTGACAGTGCGACTCCTCAACAAGGGGCCAGAGTACCTTCGCAGACAGATGGAGGCAGGCACCCCAGGCAGGAAAAGTGCTGTGGAAAGACTGGCAGCTGATAAGGCCAAGTATGTAAAAAGTCAGCATGTAATCAGCACTAAGCAGGAACCCGTCATCGTGCTCAGCTCAGCCTCAGAGAGCAGCAGTGAGAGCTGTTCAgtggaaaacaaaaaaatcaacaaggactttggtggagggaaaggcacaaaaaacttggagccaaCTAAAGCAATGTATTCCTGCAGTGCTCCCCTGGAACCTGATCCACCCATTGCGAGGCGCAGCAGCTCCAAGAGGCAGGTACGGCCAGACTCCCTAGTGATCTACCGCCAGAAATGTGAGCTTGTGAAAGGTCAAAGCAATGAGAGGTCACGAGGAGGCCTGGTGAGGCGGCTGTTCCAGGGATCCATGAAGGAGAAGCTGCTGACCTCCCCTGAGATACCCAGCATAATTGGGGAGGGCCTCACACCAGAAAGTGAAGAGACAGTATCCACCAAACATACCGCCAATGGGCCAAACAGCCGTGTAGGtgagcacgctgcccctgcaAACACAGAAGCGCCAGCTGTTCCTGAGCATGAGGACTCCTCACAACTGACAGTTGCACCTGATGAGGTCAAGGACATCAGGAGGAAAGGGTTACATCGCTCCCAGTCTGATATCAGCTCTCGCTATTCCAAGTCTTTTTCTGAGTTTGACACTTTCTTTAATTATTGTGGTCTTGAACCTGAGGTAGTGGAGGATCTGGGCAGAGAGAACTTCTCCGTGATTTCTGACAACGTGTCCTTCAGGATCCGCAGCATCAGCGTGGCAACGTCCGAGAGTGACTTCACAAGGCACAGTGGGGACGATGGGCTGTTGGAAGAAGAACTGACGGAGCAGGTCCCCAGCACCAGTTCAGTGATTGAGCGCAATGCTCGGATAATCAAATGGCTGTATACTTGTAAGAAAGCCAAGGAAACTAACAACATGCTACGAGAGCTTGCGTGA